The genome window TTGGGTAGACTGGCGCTTCAATCTTCCCGATCTCGAGGAAACGCAGTTGTAGCTCGGATCGAGCTCCACGGGACGACCCTTTGTGCAGCTGGATCGGGGACAGGCTTGAGCAAAGATGGCTTGGGTCCATCGAcaacatccaatccattgTTTCGTTTGGGAGATTGATTTCTTGCACAATTGTCGATCAACGTCCCTGAAAAGAGAAATCTAGAGGCACCCTCTTTATTGAGGTTTGACTCACTCCTCATGCCAAAATGCGATCCCCAGGTGATGGGGATTTGAACAATCTCCATGTTGATCATCCGTTTACCGTCGACATCGCTCCCCCTTGAATCTAGAATGGATGAACGTGTTGATGAAGGATGGATTCGTTCGAGACCATCATCAGGCACGAAGCTGTAGGTGAAGTGTCGTGGCCTCCGGTATGAAGGAAAGATTGCGAGATGAAACGCAAATCTTGGTGGTTGTACTTGGGATCTTGTCTTATCAGAGATCGGTCACTCTATTGCATCGTACAATGGAAAGATCATGAAACCCTTACTTTACACCATCATGGCGAAGCACAAACATCCTAGCCCCCCACCCCAAATTGATCTATCGGGACGGCCCATGGGTTTGATCTCTACTAGGCATTACAGATGTGCACACGATGTGTGAAACATCCTGACCACTTGCAACGGATGGATGAGCGTCCGTGTTCGTTTTCATGCCTAGCAGCATGGACCAGTTCTTCACAGCGCACGGCACAGAAGCTTAATTACAGATTGCTGTATCACAAGTGCGGCCGTCGTCACACTCAATTACTCAAGTCTTCCGTCTTCATGTCATACATATGCACGATCCTCGGGGTGAGGAAAAACAGCGGAATGACTTACACCAAAAATCGCTGATCTCCCACCAAAGCCCGTCCGCTGTATTTCCTCACCCCCAAGGCACGAGCCACAGCGGTTGAGGGGCAAAGCACGTgtgtttctgcttctttgtcTATTCACCGCTTGCGATAGGTCCACCCTAGCATTTGGTCGGAGGTCTCGACTTTGTGGCTGTTGCTTATTTCCGCTCGATCTTCGGGACCTCGCCATTCCCCCACGATCGTCACCGGGATTGGTACGTATACCAACGAGACAGCAAAGCACAGCTGGACCCTTCCTCTCTTGGCTCCCGCATCAAAACTACCTAGATGCGTGAGCTAACTCGCCCTTTCGGGGGACCCTTGGCCGCCGGAGCGGGACCTCCGGCGTCCCTTGACCATTAGGATGTTTTATGGATGTTGTTCGAGCGTCCCTGGCAGATATCTGCTGTTCGAAGCCACACATAACCCCTGGGCGATCGTCGAATTGAGACGAAGTGACTACTTATTAGAGAAAAGAGCATGGCTCGTGAGGTTGCACAGATCTGAAGCACTGTGGATTCCGATCGCCCAGGATGCGGGAGCTGATCTGTGATCTGACCCTTTCGTACGCCGCACCAGACTTGAACGTGTACACCATTGGCTAAACAGCTTTAGTGTAAGTTGAGCCTCCGTGGTATTGTGAAGTTGCTGCAGTTGATATGCTTCTGATAACCCACCATCACGATGCCTTCTCCTTTCACTCATCCAATCTGGGGAAGTCAGGTATCTCAAGACTCGACTTTGATTTAGCTTTGCTGCCACTTTCCCCATACTTTCTGGGACAGTCCCTCGGAAATCCTGTTACCATAGCAGACGAAAGTGGGCTTTTGCATGGCAAAACTCCTATTCCATTAGGTTCCTGATAGGAAACGGGGTTCCCATTCAACTTGTTTGTATTCATCCGGCGACCTGGCCCTCAAGACCCTGGTTCATTAATCACTATGGTAGGCTTAGCCAAAGACCGATATGAGCAAGACATACGATTGCCTACTGCAAGCAGTTAGGGTAGCAACATCAAGCCGAATCAGTTGCATGTACAGTGATTCACCCGTAAGGAGGAACAGTGAGAGACTGTTACAAGTCCCTGTGAAACTGATACGAGGACCAAAACTAGCGAACTGTAGTTAATCGTAACTATACAATATGATAAAGCGGTAAGGATCCAGTGCTTTTATGATGCCTTCAATTGTTGTTTCTTGTTCAACCCCTTTCACCTGTCGCCAATTTCGAATAACCTAGACTTAGTTCGGGTGTTGTTATTCCATCATAAACATAATTTGACCCAAGAAATGCATTCGTGTAGTGTTCATACTGTCGGTGTATCATCCCATGTGATGGACGGGACAATTATGTCTAACTGATATGGGAAGTCCAGCTGTCAAGAAAGGGCATTATTGGTTTTTAAGATTAAGAGATCACTAACCACCTGATCTCAATTCCCATATCATACACCGAACTTAATGTATAGAAGAGATTTATCTAGAATTGTTTTTGTGGGAATTTGCTAGCCAGTATAGGGCAATCTGGTTGTTGTAGGTGCTTCAATGCCGTTTTCTTTGTACAATTTAAATACAGGAAACAAGCAGAAAGTACCTAATGTACTATAAGGTCTACCCATCGGTGCGTTGATCCACCCATTCAGAAACTGGTAGTATCAATCGATTCCATCGACGGCCTCAGAGCGGACTAATTCCCTTATATATTTGTACCGATACAGGCAATAAACTGAGAGGCAATACTGTTCGTCTCTATAACTGGTCGTTTTACTCTCTTAGGATTACGACTCTATGTCTATGCAACCGAGCATAATTTCTAACGCTGCCGCCCTCAACTCCAGAGTCATCGCATCGACTCACGCGCAACAATCACCAACAACCCACGAATCGCTAATGCCACACCCACTACTGCTACATCATCCCAGGGACTCTTATTTTGGATACGTGCTCTCATCAACGTCATAAACATTAAGCTTTTTGGAGAAGGGACTTGCCAGTCATCTCCTCGGGCTGAGGCAGACCCATGGCAGCAAGCACGGTAGGGGCAACATCACCGAGGACACCCTCGTCGGTCTTCTTGAGGCTCCAGCCCTCGGGGTAGTTGGCCATGAGGAGGGGCACCTTGTTTGTGGTATGGCTAGTCTTCGGCTTTCCATCAGGGAATTTCATTTCCTCAGCGTTGCCGTGATCGgctgtgatgaagaggacgtAGCCCTCCTTCTTACAGCCCTCGAGAATCTTTCCAATGGCCTTGTCGGTGGCCTCACAGCCGATGACGGCAGCGTCATATACACCAGTATGACCAACCATGTCAGGAGGGGCAAAGTTGTTCATGACGAATGGGAATTTCTGCTCACCCAGGCGCTTGACGACCTGGTCGGCAACACCATCGGCAGACATCTCAGGTGCAAGATCGTAGGTAGCAACGGACTTGTTGGAGGGGACAAGATCCTGGGACTGATCACGGGTTTCGAGAGGGAagaccttctcaacaccaccgttGAAGAAAAAGGTGACGTGAGCATACTTCTCGGTCTCAGCAATATGGACCTGCTCAACGTTTTGCTTGCCCAACCACTCGGCGAGGACGTTACCCATGTGCTGGGGCCTGAAAGCAACCTCGAAGGGGTAGTCACCCTTGTATTGAGTCATGGTGACAAGGGGCTTGATCTTGGGGTACTTGAAGTCGGGAAGAGGAGATCGATCAACATCGCCCAGAAGCTGGGTGATCTGGCGGACACGGTCGGATCGatagttgaagaagaagacagtATCGTCATCTGTGCTGCTGTTAGGGGTCGTGTTTGAAAAGCAACTATTTGAAACTGAACCTACCCTTGATGCGGCGCTCATCGCCACCAACAATGATGGGAGTGAGGAACTCATCCCTATCAAGATCACCACCTCGCTCATATCGAGCCTTGACGGTAGCAACGGGGTCCTCAGAGGCCTCACCCTCACCGAGGACAAGACCCTTAAGGGCGATCTCGAGGCGGTCCCAACGCTTATCGCGGTCCATGGCGAAGTATCGGCCAACAACGGTACCGATCTCACCGATGCCAATCTCCTTGGCAGTATCGACAAGTTCCTGCATATAGCCGGCGCCGGACTTAGGGTCGGTGTCACGGCCATCACCGAAGAAGTGGATGAAGACCTTGGGCACACCATACTCCTTGGCAACCTTGAGGAGGGCGTAAAGGTGGGTTTGCTTGGCGTGCTGTTCTGGTGTAAGTGACTGATACTTGAAAGAAGAAACTGTATATGATATGACTTACCACACCACCGTGGGAGACAAGACCGCAGAGGTGTAGTCGGCCGTTTCCAGCAGCAACACTCTGGAAAGTCTTCTTGATAACATCATTCTGGGCCAGCTGGCCGTTCTTGATGGTCTGGTCGATTCGGACGACGTCCTGCCACACAACGCGACCAGCACCAATGTTCAAGTGTCCAACCTCAGAGTTACCCATGAGACCCTCGGGAAGTCCCACCGCCAGCGACGAGGCCTCGAGCTCAGTGTAGCCCTTGGAGTCCTTGTAGAGAGCGTCCATGACGGGGGtcttggcgttggtgatggcatCGCCGTCCTTGGGGCTGTCGACAGAGGGAATGCCCCAACCGTCAATGACGACTATAAGAATGCAAAAACAACATGATTAGCCAGGCCAGCTCCAAATATATGAGGACAAAACAGGATGTAACAATCCAATCTGGTCGCGAGACAATTGGCTATTCCTGAGCGACGGGAGTAGTTGTCTTCAAACGTTGCTCAGGATAACGAGCCATGGCAGGGCTGTTGCTATCGCGATCGCGGGGTATGAAAATGGATTTGTTGGAATTTGGAGGGGGCGGGGCATGACGACGTACTGAGGCAGGCTTTTTGATCAGTCTTGGACATGATGACTGCTGTTTGTtggttcttttttttttcttgcaCTGAAGCagtgagaagaaagaagaagaggaccaGGTTAAATGAGAAAGAAATAGACGAGGTATAAAGAAGAGGCTCTAGGAAGATAAGGATAAGACGGAGAGTAACTCGGGCCTGTCTTGAGTAAAAGAAATGATGCGTGATTTGATCGGCCCAGACACGACAGATGGGTTTGCAGGGAAACACGTTGTATTGGTGGGGGTTTATGTCATGCCACTCACCAGCCATGATTTATATTCACACGGTGCGTCGTATACATAGATATCCTTTTTGTAACGTATAATGATGAGCTCACACTGTCGGCCTTTGAcccttttttccctttcggACCGTCAACCCAACAACACAACGGCCCAATCGATCTTTTCCATTTGCCCACCACCAGCTGTGATAAAACTTGACGCTACTACGAGCTTTTATGCAAGGCTGAGAGAACCCGCTCGGCCTATTTCCCCGAGCTGTATGTAATAGAGATACTCACCTTCAACTGCCTGCCGATATCATACTACACCGCATCCACGCCTACGTCGCCTGATTCTCTCCCACCATCCTTCCCGAGCGAGCCCTCGAGCGGTCAAAGTTGAATCAAGTCATATCATAGAACGACAGACCATGTCTccatcatctgcatctgcgcCTGCATCCACATCTGGCCCACACCCATTGGCCCTCCCGCCCACGTTCTCTCCGGATACTCTAGACGCCCTTTCCGAGCTCTCTCTCGTTCTCGCCCGCGTCCGTGCCGGTATTCAGTCGTCGGCTGGAATCACTACTGAGCCTGCACCGGGGACCACCAGTCACAACGCCTCTGGACCTACATTGTCTTTCAAAGATGTACCTGGAG of Fusarium musae strain F31 chromosome 5, whole genome shotgun sequence contains these proteins:
- a CDS encoding hypothetical protein (EggNog:ENOG41); this translates as MSKTDQKACLIVIDGWGIPSVDSPKDGDAITNAKTPVMDALYKDSKGYTELEASSLAVGLPEGLMGNSEVGHLNIGAGRVVWQDVVRIDQTIKNGQLAQNDVIKKTFQSVAAGNGRLHLCGLVSHGGVHAKQTHLYALLKVAKEYGVPKVFIHFFGDGRDTDPKSGAGYMQELVDTAKEIGIGEIGTVVGRYFAMDRDKRWDRLEIALKGLVLGEGEASEDPVATVKARYERGGDLDRDEFLTPIIVGGDERRIKDDDTVFFFNYRSDRVRQITQLLGDVDRSPLPDFKYPKIKPLVTMTQYKGDYPFEVAFRPQHMGNVLAEWLGKQNVEQVHIAETEKYAHVTFFFNGGVEKVFPLETRDQSQDLVPSNKSVATYDLAPEMSADGVADQVVKRLGEQKFPFVMNNFAPPDMVGHTGVYDAAVIGCEATDKAIGKILEGCKKEGYVLFITADHGNAEEMKFPDGKPKTSHTTNKVPLLMANYPEGWSLKKTDEGVLGDVAPTVLAAMGLPQPEEMTGKSLLQKA